A single Symbiobacterium thermophilum IAM 14863 DNA region contains:
- a CDS encoding universal stress protein, producing the protein MKKILLATDGSESSLKAARIAGELASLQNAQVIVLYVAHVPRAYYATDEFGNKVTPEVPMDVLIRRTGEPILRKTVSAIGLPESQVVTEVQVGEPAEEIVDYARLEEVDLIVMGSRGLSPIRELLLGSVSDKVLRTAPCPVLIAR; encoded by the coding sequence GTGAAGAAGATTCTGCTCGCGACCGACGGCAGCGAGAGCTCCCTGAAGGCCGCCCGGATTGCGGGAGAGCTGGCCTCTCTGCAGAACGCTCAGGTGATCGTCCTTTACGTGGCGCACGTTCCGCGGGCCTACTACGCCACCGACGAGTTTGGCAACAAGGTCACCCCTGAGGTGCCCATGGACGTGCTGATCCGGCGCACCGGCGAGCCCATCCTGCGCAAGACCGTGTCCGCCATCGGCCTGCCCGAGTCGCAGGTGGTGACGGAGGTGCAGGTGGGCGAGCCGGCCGAGGAGATCGTCGATTACGCCCGGTTGGAGGAGGTGGACCTGATCGTGATGGGCAGCCGGGGCCTCAGCCCGATCCGGGAGCTGCTGCTGGGCAGTGTGTCGGACAAGGTCCTGCGCACCGCCCCGTGCCCGGTGCTCATCGCCCGGTAA
- a CDS encoding patatin-like phospholipase family protein, with product MTDRALVMGGGGVLGIAWMVGLTAAWKEAGVDLGSADLVVGTSAGSVVGTLIRYGVDPAQLTHLVAAGMGLPPAAVAKVATGAGLTEDEWVGLFQAPLGDVPWPEKPLRISAVDAETGEPVMWTNASGIPLARALASSCAVPGLLPTVLINGRRYVDGGAWSGTHADQAAGFRRVLIVAPMGGPKYPRGHEMLQKERAALEADGSRVLTVLPDPATLQVFGDNLMDPARIFDALENGRRQGAEAALQVRSFWA from the coding sequence ATGACGGACAGAGCGCTGGTGATGGGCGGAGGCGGCGTCCTGGGCATCGCCTGGATGGTGGGGCTGACCGCAGCCTGGAAAGAGGCCGGCGTGGACCTGGGCTCCGCGGACCTGGTGGTGGGCACCTCCGCCGGTTCCGTGGTCGGCACCCTCATCCGCTACGGGGTCGACCCCGCGCAGCTCACACACCTCGTCGCGGCCGGCATGGGCCTCCCGCCTGCCGCGGTCGCCAAGGTGGCCACGGGCGCCGGGCTGACCGAGGACGAATGGGTCGGCCTGTTCCAGGCCCCCCTGGGCGACGTCCCCTGGCCGGAGAAGCCCCTCAGGATCTCGGCCGTCGACGCGGAGACGGGCGAGCCGGTGATGTGGACGAACGCCTCGGGGATACCGCTGGCCCGGGCCCTGGCCTCCAGCTGCGCCGTACCGGGCCTCCTGCCCACGGTGCTGATCAACGGCCGCCGCTACGTGGACGGAGGGGCGTGGTCGGGGACGCACGCCGACCAGGCGGCGGGCTTCCGCCGTGTGCTGATCGTCGCGCCCATGGGCGGGCCGAAGTACCCGCGGGGGCACGAGATGCTGCAGAAGGAGCGGGCTGCGCTGGAGGCGGACGGTTCCCGGGTGCTGACGGTGCTGCCCGACCCCGCGACCCTGCAGGTGTTCGGCGACAACCTCATGGACCCCGCCCGCATCTTCGACGCCCTGGAGAACGGGCGTCGGCAGGGCGCGGAGGCGGCCCTTCAGGTGCGGTCCTTCTGGGCCTGA
- a CDS encoding peroxiredoxin, with protein MRLVGKPAPDFTMLSTKDLDKLDQKVSLSDYKGKWLILFFYPADFTFVCPTEITAFNDRVQEFQDANCEILGVSVDSVYSHRAWIKTPKEEGGLGPVNYPLASDITKEVSRAYGVLIEEEGVALRGLFIIDPDGIVRYQVVHDNNIGRNVDEVLRVLEALQAGGLCAANWKPGDALLKV; from the coding sequence ATGCGTCTGGTTGGTAAGCCTGCTCCTGACTTCACGATGCTGTCCACCAAGGACCTGGACAAGCTCGATCAGAAGGTCAGCCTCTCCGACTACAAGGGCAAGTGGCTGATCCTGTTCTTCTACCCGGCGGACTTCACGTTCGTGTGCCCCACTGAGATCACGGCGTTCAACGACCGGGTGCAGGAGTTCCAGGATGCCAACTGCGAGATCCTCGGCGTGTCCGTCGACTCCGTGTACTCGCACCGGGCCTGGATCAAGACCCCGAAGGAGGAGGGCGGCCTCGGCCCCGTCAACTACCCGCTCGCCTCGGACATCACCAAGGAGGTCTCCCGGGCCTACGGCGTGCTGATCGAGGAGGAGGGCGTGGCGCTGCGCGGCCTCTTCATCATCGACCCCGACGGCATCGTCCGCTACCAGGTCGTGCACGACAACAACATCGGCCGGAACGTGGACGAGGTGCTCCGGGTCCTGGAGGCCCTGCAGGCCGGCGGCCTGTGCGCGGCCAACTGGAAGCCCGGCGACGCCCTGCTGAAGGTGTAG
- a CDS encoding TlpA disulfide reductase family protein: protein MPMRLGSPMPPLEGATGSYNAEGFDPAQLSGHPVLIHFWAVSCHICHEVMDQVLQYRDMYQPKGLKVVAIHMPKEEGDLDTAKVERDIAQYGITQPVLLDHRHALAQAFQNQFVPAFFLFDAQGNLFFRAAGDKGLQNLGPKLEQLLG from the coding sequence ATGCCGATGCGCCTTGGCAGCCCGATGCCCCCCCTCGAAGGGGCAACCGGGTCCTACAACGCGGAAGGGTTCGATCCCGCACAGCTGTCCGGGCATCCGGTGCTGATTCACTTCTGGGCGGTGTCCTGCCACATCTGCCACGAGGTCATGGACCAGGTGCTGCAGTACCGGGACATGTACCAGCCCAAGGGGCTCAAGGTGGTCGCCATCCACATGCCCAAGGAGGAGGGCGACCTGGACACGGCCAAGGTGGAACGGGACATCGCGCAGTACGGGATCACGCAGCCGGTCCTCCTGGATCACCGGCACGCCCTGGCGCAGGCGTTCCAGAACCAGTTCGTGCCTGCCTTCTTTCTCTTCGACGCGCAGGGAAACCTCTTCTTCCGGGCTGCGGGAGACAAGGGACTCCAGAACCTCGGCCCCAAGCTGGAGCAGCTCCTGGGCTGA
- a CDS encoding FMN-binding glutamate synthase family protein yields MLRLIEKWLRAAIDETVDRALARVVRDEYPESIGEMVGALRKVGGLNALEITMRAAQGAPAPRPLGSPLRLSPWDKLLFNPVHLCRFPTPENVPIDTAVTIGPRARRPLTVAIPVLIAGMSFGGALSKRAKIALARAATAVGTATNTGEAPLLEEERAAARLLIGQYNRGGWLNRPEQYRRVDAIEIQPGQGAQGSTPQRTSARNIGPDFRAAFGLEPGQDAVIHSRLPGVNSQADFIRLVRRLRAETGVPVGVKLAATHHLERELAVALEAGVDFVTVDGAEGGTHGGAPTLQDDVGLPTLYAVARARDFLVRQKAAGDVSLIAAGGLITPGQMLKAMALGADAVYTGTAALMTLIGEQAAEALPFEPPTSLVVYTGKRTGELDVDRAARSLQRFLNACVREMEMVAVTLGRTALSEIGRSDLCTLDPVLARATGVQLGLVAPDRQHRLFPEVAPDRRLPGWAEPPGPPAAEPFSAEPVH; encoded by the coding sequence GTGCTCCGGCTCATTGAGAAGTGGCTCCGGGCCGCGATCGACGAGACGGTGGACCGGGCGCTCGCCCGGGTCGTGCGGGACGAGTACCCGGAGTCCATCGGGGAGATGGTGGGGGCCCTGCGCAAGGTCGGCGGGCTGAACGCCCTGGAGATCACGATGCGGGCTGCCCAGGGCGCGCCGGCGCCGCGCCCCCTGGGCAGCCCCCTCCGCCTCTCCCCCTGGGATAAGCTCCTGTTCAACCCCGTCCACCTCTGCCGCTTCCCCACCCCCGAGAACGTCCCCATCGACACGGCCGTGACCATCGGACCCCGGGCCCGGCGACCCCTCACCGTGGCCATCCCCGTCCTGATCGCCGGCATGTCCTTCGGCGGCGCGCTCTCCAAGCGGGCGAAGATCGCGCTGGCCCGGGCCGCCACGGCGGTGGGCACGGCCACCAACACCGGCGAGGCCCCCCTGCTGGAGGAGGAGCGGGCCGCCGCGCGCCTCCTGATCGGCCAGTACAACCGGGGCGGCTGGCTCAACCGGCCCGAGCAGTACCGGCGGGTGGACGCGATCGAGATCCAGCCGGGACAGGGGGCCCAGGGATCCACGCCGCAGCGGACCTCTGCCCGGAACATCGGCCCGGACTTCCGCGCCGCCTTCGGCCTGGAACCGGGTCAGGATGCGGTCATCCACTCCCGCCTGCCGGGCGTGAACTCCCAGGCGGACTTCATCCGGCTCGTCCGCCGGCTGCGGGCGGAGACGGGCGTTCCCGTGGGGGTGAAGCTGGCCGCCACGCACCACCTGGAACGGGAGCTGGCCGTGGCGCTGGAGGCGGGCGTCGACTTCGTCACCGTGGACGGGGCTGAGGGCGGCACCCACGGGGGCGCCCCGACCCTGCAGGACGACGTGGGGCTGCCGACGCTCTACGCGGTCGCCCGGGCGCGCGACTTCCTGGTACGGCAGAAGGCCGCCGGCGACGTCAGCCTGATCGCCGCCGGCGGCCTCATCACTCCCGGGCAGATGCTGAAGGCAATGGCCCTGGGCGCCGACGCGGTCTACACCGGCACGGCCGCCCTGATGACCCTGATTGGCGAGCAGGCCGCCGAGGCGCTGCCCTTTGAGCCGCCCACCAGTCTGGTCGTCTATACGGGGAAACGGACCGGGGAACTGGACGTGGATCGAGCCGCCCGCAGCCTCCAGCGGTTCCTGAACGCCTGCGTCCGCGAGATGGAGATGGTGGCCGTCACGCTGGGGCGCACCGCGCTCTCCGAGATCGGCCGGTCCGACCTCTGCACCCTCGATCCCGTGCTGGCCCGGGCCACCGGGGTGCAGCTGGGGCTCGTGGCGCCGGACCGGCAGCACAGGCTCTTCCCCGAAGTGGCGCCCGACAGGCGGCTCCCCGGTTGGGCGGAGCCGCCCGGCCCGCCCGCTGCGGAACCGTTCTCCGCCGAGCCCGTGCACTGA